One genomic region from Candidatus Polarisedimenticolia bacterium encodes:
- the radC gene encoding DNA repair protein RadC, which produces MLSFAAMPDDAIPLADPIRPGAPAASYPAESPGAGAAPRRPKGVRETPMGALRPREKLLRFGPGGLNQSELLAVLLGTGTKGRSVVRIAEDLVSAHGGQGLLGLSLKDWSKERGVGRVKAAQMLAAFELGRRLLAPQGEEPRVSSPAEAYTLVRDLKKARKEHLVALYLDAQNRLICRETVSIGSLNTTRTHPREVLQPAIVNSALAFVLVHNHPSGSLDPSRDDVEFTRTMARAGDLMGISLYDHLIVSRRGFVSLKERGLV; this is translated from the coding sequence TTGCTATCGTTCGCAGCGATGCCCGACGACGCCATCCCCCTCGCCGATCCGATCCGTCCCGGCGCGCCAGCCGCGTCGTACCCCGCCGAGTCCCCCGGCGCGGGCGCCGCGCCGCGCCGCCCCAAAGGGGTCCGCGAGACGCCGATGGGGGCCTTGCGGCCACGGGAGAAGCTCCTGCGCTTCGGTCCTGGCGGACTGAACCAGTCGGAGCTCCTCGCCGTCCTCCTCGGCACGGGGACCAAAGGACGGAGCGTCGTGCGCATCGCCGAGGACCTGGTGAGCGCGCACGGCGGGCAGGGTCTTCTGGGCCTGTCGCTCAAGGACTGGTCCAAGGAGCGCGGCGTCGGCCGGGTGAAGGCGGCGCAGATGCTGGCCGCTTTCGAGCTGGGGCGCCGCCTTCTGGCCCCGCAGGGGGAGGAGCCGCGCGTCAGCTCCCCCGCCGAGGCGTACACCCTGGTGCGCGACCTCAAGAAGGCGCGCAAGGAGCACCTGGTCGCGCTCTACCTGGACGCGCAGAACCGGCTGATCTGCCGGGAGACCGTGTCGATCGGCAGCCTGAACACGACCCGCACCCACCCGCGCGAGGTGCTGCAGCCGGCGATCGTCAACTCGGCGCTGGCCTTCGTCCTGGTGCACAACCATCCCAGCGGCAGCCTCGACCCCAGCCGGGACGACGTGGAATTCACGCGCACCATGGCGCGCGCCGGCGACCTGATGGGGATCAGCCTGTACGACCACCTGATCGTGAGCCGGCGTGGATTCGTCAGCCTGAAGGAGCGCGGGCTGGTCTAG
- the tyrS gene encoding tyrosine--tRNA ligase, which produces MTAGAFPPVDEQITYLRKGAVEIIREEELLAKLERSRKTESPLTIKVGFDPSAPDLHLGHTVVLRKMKHFQDMGHRVVFLIGDFTGMIGDPTGQSKTRPVLTREQVKQNAATYKKQVFKILHPKKTVVDFNSRWLGKLNAAGFIHLASKYTVARLLERDDFSRRYKGGQPIGLHEFLYPIAQAYDSVALKADVEMGGTDQTFNLLVGREVMREFGLEPQVVLTMPLLEGLDGVEKMSKSLGNYIGINEPPREIYGKAMSISDTLMWRYWELCTDATVGEIAAMRRRVEAGELHPKQAKSDLARRLVADYHGAKAAAEAAAEFEKIFARKETPEEVREVRLPSAPDPVWVPKLLVGIGLAKSNGEARRLIEQGGVYLDGERLSDTSREVPAAPAATYLFKVGKRHFVRVSFG; this is translated from the coding sequence ATGACGGCGGGCGCGTTCCCCCCGGTGGACGAGCAGATCACCTACCTGCGCAAGGGGGCGGTCGAGATCATCCGCGAGGAAGAGCTCCTCGCCAAGCTGGAACGCTCGCGCAAGACGGAAAGCCCGCTGACGATCAAGGTCGGCTTCGACCCGTCCGCCCCCGACCTACATCTCGGCCACACCGTCGTCCTCCGCAAGATGAAGCACTTCCAGGACATGGGGCACCGCGTCGTCTTCCTGATCGGCGATTTCACCGGGATGATCGGCGACCCGACCGGGCAGAGCAAGACGCGTCCGGTCCTGACGCGCGAGCAGGTGAAGCAGAACGCCGCCACCTACAAGAAGCAGGTCTTCAAGATCCTGCACCCGAAGAAGACGGTGGTCGACTTCAACAGCCGCTGGCTCGGCAAGCTGAACGCGGCCGGGTTCATCCACCTCGCCTCCAAGTACACCGTGGCGCGGCTCCTCGAGCGCGACGATTTTTCACGGCGCTACAAGGGGGGGCAGCCGATCGGCCTGCACGAGTTTCTCTACCCGATCGCCCAGGCGTACGACTCGGTCGCCCTGAAGGCGGACGTCGAGATGGGGGGCACCGACCAGACGTTCAACCTGCTCGTCGGGCGGGAGGTGATGCGCGAATTCGGGCTCGAGCCCCAGGTCGTCCTGACCATGCCGCTCCTCGAAGGCCTGGACGGCGTCGAGAAGATGAGCAAGTCGCTCGGCAACTACATCGGGATCAACGAGCCGCCGAGGGAGATCTACGGGAAGGCGATGTCGATTTCCGACACGCTGATGTGGCGTTACTGGGAGCTGTGCACCGACGCGACCGTCGGCGAGATCGCCGCGATGCGGCGGCGGGTCGAGGCGGGGGAGCTGCACCCGAAGCAGGCCAAGTCCGATCTGGCCCGCCGCCTGGTCGCCGACTATCACGGCGCGAAGGCGGCGGCGGAGGCGGCGGCCGAGTTCGAGAAGATCTTCGCCCGGAAGGAAACGCCCGAAGAGGTGCGCGAGGTCCGGCTGCCGTCGGCCCCGGATCCGGTCTGGGTGCCGAAGCTCCTGGTCGGGATCGGCCTCGCGAAATCGAACGGCGAGGCCCGCCGCCTCATCGAGCAGGGGGGGGTCTACCTCGACGGCGAGCGCCTCTCCGACACCAGCCGCGAAGTCCCCGCGGCTCCCGCCGCCACGTATCTCTTCAAGGTCGGGAAGCGCCATTTCGTCCGGGTCAGCTTCGGCTGA
- a CDS encoding methyltransferase domain-containing protein yields MAPTRSRYLHGTQPREQKRLARLNTLINRVSLRELAPRGGERILEVGSGLGQFARDLARAAGTGGRVLGIERSREQIEGARRAARRAGESNLVAWRRGDALALPLRRGEWGSFDVAHARFLLEHVPDPLRVVRAMVRSVRPGGRVVLEDDDHDVLRLWPEPAGFTPLWKAYIRSFDRLGNDPAVGRRLVSLLYEAGARPRRNTWIFFGSCSGSPDFKAYVENAVGVVRSARRAIIDGGLLPAATFDAALRAFDAWKHRPDAALWFAIAWAEGVRPAPGRRVSSRGHADDPN; encoded by the coding sequence ATGGCTCCGACCCGCTCGCGCTACCTGCACGGGACGCAACCGCGCGAGCAGAAGCGGCTGGCCCGCCTCAACACCCTGATCAACCGGGTGTCGCTGCGCGAGCTCGCTCCGCGCGGGGGCGAGCGGATCCTCGAGGTCGGCAGCGGTCTTGGCCAGTTCGCGCGCGACCTGGCGCGCGCCGCCGGCACCGGCGGCCGCGTGCTCGGCATCGAGCGCAGCCGCGAGCAGATCGAGGGGGCCCGGCGCGCCGCCCGGCGGGCCGGCGAGAGCAACCTGGTCGCGTGGCGCCGGGGGGACGCGCTCGCCCTGCCCCTCCGGCGCGGCGAGTGGGGATCGTTCGACGTCGCCCATGCCCGTTTCCTCCTCGAGCATGTCCCCGATCCGTTGCGGGTCGTCCGCGCGATGGTCCGATCCGTCCGGCCCGGGGGGCGCGTCGTCCTGGAGGATGACGACCACGACGTCCTGCGCCTGTGGCCGGAGCCTGCCGGGTTCACGCCCCTCTGGAAGGCCTACATCAGGAGCTTCGACCGGCTCGGCAACGATCCCGCGGTCGGACGCCGGCTGGTCAGCCTGCTGTACGAGGCGGGTGCCCGGCCGCGACGCAACACCTGGATCTTCTTCGGATCCTGCTCCGGCTCGCCGGACTTCAAGGCCTACGTCGAGAACGCCGTGGGCGTCGTGCGCAGCGCGCGCCGGGCGATCATCGACGGGGGGCTCCTGCCGGCGGCGACCTTTGACGCGGCCCTCCGAGCCTTCGACGCCTGGAAGCACCGACCGGACGCGGCGCTGTGGTTCGCCATCGCCTGGGCCGAGGGGGTTCGCCCGGCCCCGGGGCGTCGCGTATCCTCAAGGGGCCATGCGGATGACCCGAATTGA
- the mscL gene encoding large conductance mechanosensitive channel protein MscL, whose translation MLQEFKKFALQGNVLDMAVGIIVGASFGKIITSIVNDVLMPPIGLLVGRVDFSSLFVNLSGNPYASLAEAKAAGAPTINYGLFLNNIFDFIIVAFVIFLLVKQVNRLKSQKPAPAAAATTRDCPRCLSSIPFKATRCAFCTSDLQAAPGR comes from the coding sequence ATGCTGCAGGAGTTCAAGAAATTCGCGTTGCAGGGGAACGTCCTCGACATGGCGGTCGGGATCATCGTCGGGGCGTCGTTCGGGAAGATCATCACGTCCATCGTCAACGACGTGCTGATGCCGCCCATAGGGCTCCTCGTGGGGCGGGTCGACTTCTCCAGCCTGTTCGTCAACCTGTCCGGCAACCCCTACGCCTCGCTTGCCGAGGCCAAGGCGGCCGGCGCCCCCACGATCAACTACGGCCTGTTCCTGAACAACATCTTCGATTTCATCATCGTGGCGTTCGTGATCTTCCTCCTGGTCAAGCAGGTGAACCGCCTGAAGAGCCAGAAGCCTGCGCCGGCCGCGGCCGCCACGACGCGCGATTGCCCGCGCTGCCTCTCGAGCATTCCGTTCAAGGCCACCCGCTGCGCCTTCTGCACCTCCGACCTGCAGGCGGCGCCGGGGCGCTGA
- a CDS encoding sodium-translocating pyrophosphatase: MDVGTVLPLVLGISVLSLVVAAFLAKHVLAADNGTAAMRQISDAIREGAEAFLSRQYRTIAALSVVAALLIFGFYFANREVKNIAEMGSGVAWKITLSFVTGALCSAIAGYIGMYVSIRANIRTAAAAMTSLNKALQIALRAGAVSGLSVVSMSLLGVGGLFYLFGGMQDYRHVPLQIVGFGFGASFVALFAQLGGGIYTKAADVGADLVGKVEAGIPEDDPRNPAVIADLVGDNVGDCAGRGADLFESTAAENVGAMILGIALYPVFGMGGILFPLLARAFGLIATTVGVFTVRCREDEDPMRALNRGYLVTTILAMLGFAAAVYMLLKPVTGYAGEVRQGYLLLAGIIGIVTAFAFVLITQYYTEYRYRPVRSIAEASRTGPATNIISGLAVGFECTGLPVLTVSAALMGSYWCGKMALGSMPGSGLYGTAIATMGMLAPCAYILAMDTFGPITDNAGGIIEMSKQPEAIRQKTDRLDAVGNTTKALTKGYAIGSAALAAFLLFSAYLDEVAKITGSVIGVDLTRVPVFVGGLLGATLVFVFSSMAIKAVGRAAQVVIGEVRRQFRENPGIMKGTSKPDYARCVDIVTVGALKAMVAPGLLAVLTPVAVGFSFKYLSPYGHVGAESVAAVLMVGTIAGILMATVMNNGGGAWDNAKKYIESGLFKVDGVVVGKRSEPHKAAVVGDTVGDPFKDTAGPSLHVLIKLLSTITLVLAPLFI; encoded by the coding sequence ATGGACGTCGGTACCGTTCTGCCGCTGGTTCTTGGAATCAGCGTTCTGTCCCTGGTCGTGGCAGCCTTCCTGGCGAAGCACGTCCTCGCGGCCGACAACGGCACGGCCGCGATGCGCCAGATCTCGGACGCCATCCGCGAGGGGGCCGAGGCCTTCCTGTCCCGCCAGTACAGGACGATCGCCGCGCTGTCGGTGGTGGCGGCGCTGCTCATCTTCGGCTTCTACTTCGCCAACCGCGAGGTGAAGAACATCGCCGAGATGGGCTCCGGGGTGGCCTGGAAGATCACCCTGTCGTTCGTCACGGGAGCGCTCTGCTCGGCGATCGCCGGCTACATCGGCATGTACGTGTCGATCCGGGCCAACATCCGGACCGCGGCGGCCGCCATGACGAGCCTCAACAAGGCGCTGCAGATCGCCCTGCGCGCGGGGGCCGTGAGCGGCCTGTCGGTCGTGTCGATGAGCCTCCTGGGCGTCGGCGGCCTGTTCTACCTCTTCGGCGGGATGCAGGACTACCGGCACGTGCCGCTGCAGATCGTCGGGTTCGGCTTCGGCGCCTCGTTCGTCGCCCTGTTCGCGCAGCTCGGCGGCGGCATCTACACGAAGGCGGCCGACGTCGGGGCCGATCTCGTCGGCAAGGTCGAGGCCGGCATCCCGGAGGACGACCCGCGCAACCCGGCGGTCATCGCCGACCTGGTGGGCGACAACGTCGGCGACTGCGCCGGCCGCGGCGCCGACCTGTTCGAGTCGACCGCGGCGGAGAACGTCGGCGCCATGATCCTGGGGATCGCGCTCTATCCGGTGTTCGGGATGGGCGGCATCCTCTTCCCCCTCCTCGCCCGCGCCTTCGGGTTGATCGCCACGACGGTGGGCGTGTTCACCGTGCGCTGCCGGGAGGACGAAGACCCGATGCGCGCCCTCAACCGCGGCTACCTGGTGACGACGATCCTGGCGATGCTCGGGTTCGCCGCCGCCGTCTACATGCTCCTCAAGCCGGTCACGGGGTATGCGGGCGAAGTCCGCCAGGGGTATCTGCTTCTGGCCGGGATCATCGGCATCGTCACCGCCTTCGCGTTCGTGCTGATCACGCAGTACTACACCGAGTACCGCTACCGTCCGGTGCGCTCCATCGCCGAGGCCTCGAGGACCGGGCCGGCGACCAACATCATCAGCGGCCTGGCGGTCGGGTTCGAGTGCACCGGGCTTCCGGTCCTCACCGTGTCGGCGGCGTTGATGGGCTCCTACTGGTGCGGCAAGATGGCGCTCGGCAGCATGCCGGGCTCGGGGCTCTACGGCACGGCGATCGCCACCATGGGGATGCTGGCGCCGTGCGCCTACATCCTGGCGATGGACACGTTCGGGCCGATCACCGACAACGCCGGCGGCATCATCGAGATGTCGAAGCAGCCGGAGGCGATCCGGCAGAAGACCGACCGGCTGGACGCCGTCGGCAACACCACCAAGGCGCTGACCAAGGGGTACGCCATCGGCTCGGCGGCCCTGGCCGCCTTCCTGCTGTTCAGCGCCTACCTGGACGAGGTCGCCAAGATCACCGGATCGGTGATCGGGGTCGACCTGACCCGCGTGCCGGTCTTCGTCGGCGGCCTGCTCGGCGCCACGCTGGTCTTCGTCTTTTCCTCGATGGCGATCAAGGCGGTCGGCCGGGCGGCGCAGGTCGTGATCGGCGAGGTGCGCCGGCAGTTCCGGGAGAACCCCGGGATCATGAAGGGGACCTCCAAGCCGGACTACGCCCGCTGCGTCGACATCGTCACCGTGGGCGCCCTGAAGGCAATGGTCGCGCCGGGGCTCCTGGCGGTCCTCACCCCGGTCGCCGTCGGCTTCTCCTTCAAGTACCTCTCCCCCTACGGGCACGTCGGCGCCGAGTCGGTGGCCGCGGTCCTGATGGTCGGCACGATCGCCGGGATCCTGATGGCGACGGTCATGAACAACGGCGGCGGCGCCTGGGACAACGCCAAGAAATACATCGAATCGGGACTGTTCAAGGTGGACGGGGTGGTGGTCGGCAAGCGTTCCGAGCCCCACAAGGCTGCCGTCGTCGGCGACACGGTCGGCGATCCGTTCAAGGACACGGCCGGGCCGTCTCTGCACGTCCTGATCAAGCTCCTGTCGACGATCACGCTCGTCCTGGCTCCGCTGTTCATCTGA
- a CDS encoding amino acid permease, with amino-acid sequence MAQPAAAVEDKSTGLIRGLGLLDSTMIVAGSMIGSGIFIVSADIARHVGSAGGLILTWVITGLLTVTAALSYGELAAMMPSAGGQYVYLREAYSPLWGFLYGWTLFLVIQSGTIAAVGVGFARYLGVLVPWISPTAWIVEPINVSSNYALSLSRQQLVAIVMIAFLTYLNTRGLKVGKLIQNVFTSAKTLSLLALIVLGVILCRNAEAVAANFAGAFTPRDPLTIRPDVSFMPAVSAASGLFGLVVALCVAQVGSLFSSDAWNNITFIAGEVRDPRRNVPLSLALGTGLVMTLYVLASLAYLCVLPLAGIQHAPDDRVATAALQAIFGNVGAAIMAVAIVISTFGCNNGLILAGARVVYAMARDGLFFRSTGSLNERHVPGMALVIQGIWTAFLVLPRTRLRDAAGSPLLDPVSGAETYGNLYSNLLDYVIFAAVTFYVLTIAGIFVLRRKRPDVERPYRAVGYPVVPLLYVLAATIILLVLITYKTQTTWPGLVIMLTGVPVYFLWRRLGGATAAS; translated from the coding sequence ATGGCTCAACCGGCCGCAGCGGTCGAAGACAAGTCAACCGGCCTGATTCGCGGGCTGGGGCTGCTCGACTCGACGATGATCGTCGCCGGGTCGATGATCGGAAGCGGCATCTTCATCGTGTCGGCCGACATCGCGCGGCACGTCGGCTCGGCCGGCGGTCTCATCCTCACCTGGGTCATCACCGGGCTCCTGACGGTCACCGCCGCCCTGTCGTACGGCGAGCTGGCGGCGATGATGCCGTCGGCCGGCGGCCAGTATGTCTACCTGCGCGAGGCGTACTCGCCGCTCTGGGGCTTCCTGTACGGCTGGACCCTCTTCCTGGTCATCCAGAGCGGCACGATCGCGGCGGTGGGGGTCGGGTTCGCGCGCTACCTCGGCGTGCTGGTTCCGTGGATCTCGCCGACCGCGTGGATCGTCGAGCCGATCAACGTCTCGTCCAACTATGCCCTCAGCCTGTCGCGGCAACAGCTCGTGGCGATCGTGATGATCGCTTTCTTGACCTACCTCAACACCCGCGGCCTCAAGGTCGGCAAGCTGATCCAGAACGTCTTTACGTCCGCCAAGACCCTGTCGCTGCTGGCCCTCATCGTCCTGGGTGTGATCCTCTGCCGGAACGCCGAAGCCGTGGCGGCGAATTTCGCCGGGGCGTTCACCCCGCGCGATCCCCTGACCATCCGGCCCGATGTCTCCTTCATGCCGGCCGTCTCGGCCGCCAGCGGGCTGTTCGGCCTCGTCGTCGCCTTGTGCGTGGCCCAGGTGGGATCGCTCTTCTCGTCCGATGCCTGGAACAACATCACGTTCATCGCCGGCGAGGTGAGGGATCCGAGACGCAACGTGCCGCTGTCGCTGGCGCTCGGGACCGGGCTCGTGATGACTCTCTACGTCCTGGCCAGCCTCGCCTATCTCTGCGTCCTGCCCCTGGCCGGCATCCAGCACGCCCCCGACGACCGCGTCGCCACGGCCGCCCTGCAGGCGATTTTCGGCAACGTCGGTGCGGCGATCATGGCGGTGGCGATCGTCATCTCGACGTTCGGCTGCAACAACGGCCTGATCCTGGCCGGCGCCCGGGTGGTCTACGCCATGGCGCGCGACGGCCTGTTCTTCCGCTCGACCGGATCCCTCAACGAGCGCCACGTCCCCGGCATGGCCCTGGTGATTCAGGGGATCTGGACCGCCTTCCTCGTCCTGCCCCGGACGCGCCTGCGGGACGCCGCGGGGAGCCCGCTCCTCGATCCCGTGAGCGGCGCCGAGACGTACGGCAACCTCTACAGCAACCTGCTGGACTACGTCATCTTCGCGGCCGTGACGTTCTACGTCCTCACCATCGCCGGCATCTTCGTCCTGCGCCGCAAGCGGCCGGACGTCGAGCGCCCCTACCGCGCCGTCGGCTATCCGGTCGTGCCCCTCCTGTATGTCCTGGCCGCCACGATCATCCTGCTCGTCCTGATCACCTACAAGACGCAGACGACC